AGGGTCGTCTACCACGAGGACGAGCGCCTCGCTCGCTTCCGACACCAGCCCTACACCGAGATCTTCTGTCACATGTGCCGAGACAGTGCGTTCGCGTTCCGCGACTACCACGAGCCCCGGTACACGCTGTTCCCGGCGACGCACAACGGCCGAGACCTCTCGGCGCTCGTCCAGGGCGAACTCGACTCCGGGCTGGCCTCGGACTGCTCGGGGCTGTACATCGAGGACGCCATGATCTCCAACCCCGCCAAGACGGGACAGGCCGGCGACAGCAAGGAGTTCGAGCGCATCCTGCACATGAAGCGACCGGACTTCTCGGGGTTCGAGTACTCCACGATCCTCTGTATCGACAAGCCCCACCGAGACTTCCACCCGCAGGGGGGCTCGGTCATCCCGGGGAGCTTCGCGGTGCCAGACCCCGATCCCGAGCGCGAGGGCGAGGTCGTCGAGCACGACATGCAACTGGACGAGTCGTGGTTCTCGGTCGCGGTCACGGAGTACGACCAGCTCGACGACGGCGTCGATCTGACCGGTCACGAGGTGGTCGTGGCGATGGGGCGAGGGATCGGCGACGATCCGACCCGCGGGATCGAACTCGGCCTGGACCTCGTGGACGCCTTCGAAGACGCCGCGTTCGGACTCTCGCGTGGCGTGATCACGTCGTCGTACAGCTTCGACGGTCACGTCGAACAGTACGTCGGCGAGGACCGACAAATCGGCGAGTCCGGCCAGGTCGTCGAGCCCGACGTGTACGTGGCCGCGGGCATCTCCGGGGCGATCCAGCACAAGGTCGGGATGGACGAGTCGGACACGATCGTCGCGGTCAACACGGACCCCGAGGCCGACATCAGGGAGTTCTCGGACTACTTCGTCGAGGGCGATCTGTTCGAAGTGCTGCCCCGACTCACCGAGGCGCTGGAGTCGGGCGAACTGGCGACGGCGATGCAGGAGGTAAGCGATGACTGAGCACGAACACTACGAGGCCGTCGTGGTCGGCTGTGGCCCCGGCGGCGCGGCGGCGGCGGCGACGCTCGCGAACAACGGCGTCGAGACGCTCGTCCTCGAACGCGGGACCGACGCGGGCGCGAAGAACGTCTCGGGCGGGCTCGTCTACGCCGAGGAGTCCGCACCGTACACCATCGACGACCTGTTCCCCGACTTCCGCGAGGAGGCGACCGAACGACCGGCGACGGAGAACTACATCCACAACGTCGCTGGCGACCGCGTCGAGAGCTTCGACATCTCTGCACTGCACCATCACGACACGGCGTGGGCCGACGCCGTGCTCCGGCGACGGATGGACGCCTGGCTCGGCGAGCGCGTCCACGAGATGACTCGCGAGACTGGCGGCGGACTGCTGACTGACGTGCGGGTCACGGGCCTGTTGCGGGATCGTGGCGAGATCGTCGGCGTCGAGACGGCCGAACTCGATCCGATCGAGGCGGATCTGGTCGTCGCCGCCGACGGCGTCAACTCGGAGCTGGCCCGCGACGCCGGGCTGATGGACTGGGAGGAACCCGAAGAGTGGTTCCAGGGAGTCAAGGCCGTCGTCGACATGCCGCCGGAGGTCATCGACGAGCGGTTCGACATCGACGAGGACGAGGGGGTCGCCCACCTGTTCTCCGGCGACCTGTTCGACGGCGTCCGCGGTGGCGGCTTCCTCTACACCAACGAGGACTCCCTGTCGATCGGGACCGTCTTCCACCTCGACTCCATCGCCGACGAGCGGGCCGAGCCCCACGAACTGCTCGACAACCTCCTCACGCACCCACTGCTGGCCCAGTGGCTCGGCGACGAGTACGAGGAACGCGAGTACGCCGCCAAGCTCGTCCCCGACTCCAAGAAGGCGGCCCACCCCTCTCCCCACAAGGACAGGCTCGTCCTCGTCGGCGACGCCGCCGGCCAGATGCAGGCCCAGGGGCCGATCATCAAGGGGATGAACCACGCCGTCACCGCTGGCGCGCTCGCGGCCGAGGCGTTCGCGACGGCGCGCTCCCGTGGCACCCCTCACGAGGCAGGCGAGTTGTACGAGGGAAAGCTGCACCGCGAGGGCGTGATGGACAAGCTCCGTCCGACGAGCTACAGGACGGTCGGTCGACTCGGCGAGCTCGGTCCCGTGGCCTCGCTGATCGACACCGTCGCGGACTCACCCGTCGGGCGCTTCGCGGTCTCCGCTCTGGGCGAGGACGTGCTGGAACGGCTCTTTGCCTCGCCCAGACTGATGGCGATGATGCCCGACACGCGGACTCCCTACGTGACGATTCCGACGATCATCGCCGAGGAACTCGGCGAGCCGGTCACCGACGTGAACCGCGTCCAGCCGCCGGCACTCGACGATCGGATCGGGGATCTGACCTACGACGTTGGCGATCCGCACATCGAACTGATCGACAACGACTTCGACGCGTCGGGGACGGCCGTGACGGCCTGCCCGGTGAGCGCGGCGGACTTCGGCGGGGGCTGTTACCGCGACGAGTACGTCCAGACCGACGGCCACGAGGCCCACGTCGTCAGCCTCGACACCCAGCCCTGCGTCGAGTGTGGCACCTGCGCCGTCGTCGCCGACACTCACTGGGAACACCCCGACGGCGGGAAGGGCGTCGAGTACCGGGAGGGATAGACCGACGATGTCGGACGCGACGGCGTACGCGGACCGAATCGAGCGGCTGGCCGACGAGGCCACAGTGGCGCGGGAGACAGTCGATCCCGACCCGCCGGACGACGAGCGAGCGATGGCGCTGCTCCGCGAGGGGCTGGGGCCGACCGTAGCCCTGTACTGTGAGGCCCGTACCGGCGAGTCGATCTCGCGGTTCACGACGGCGGAGTTCGACCGCCTCCAGGGTGCGGTCGACGACTGGCTGGCGGCCTACGCGGCCTGCTACGGCGTGACGGTCGACGCCGACTACAGCGTCCGTGCGGCCGCCGAGTTACTCGTCGAGACACGCAACATCCGAGACGTTGCCCAGTTGCTCACCGACGTACCCGAACGGTAAAATACGGTTCTCCGTCGCTCTCTGTCGTCGTACGAGGGGCCCACTCCGAAAGTGATAAACCATTAAGTATAGTGGGGTGGTACTAACCCACATGGAACTGACAGAGCCGCTGCAGTTCGACCACGAGGACCGAAAGGACATCTACGAGTACGTCGAGCGCCACGGCTCGGTCGAGCCCGAGGAGCTGCGGCGCTCGCTGGGGATGGAGCCGCGACCGTTCGGCCACCACGTCGCGATCCTCAAGCGCAACGGGACGCTCGAAGCGGTCGACGGAGCGCTGCGAGTCGCCTACGAAGACAGCGCCGAAGAGGAGTTCACGGCCGACGACGTGTCGTTCACGATCCGACAGGCCCGCCAGGAGGACCTGACCGGGCTCGTCGGTGCGATCCGTCAGGCCATCGGTGGCAAGACCTACGTCGACGCCGAGACCGTAGCCGATGTCGTCGACAGCGAGGGCGTCCTCCTGCGGCACAACGAACTCGAATCGCGGATCTTCTTCGTCGCCTGCGTGGAAGACGAGGTCGTCGGCTGGGTCCACCTCAAACACCCGGAACTCGACAAGCTCAGCCACACCGCGGAGTTGACCCTCGGCGTCCTCGAACAGTACCGCGGCCTCGGGATCGGGAGCCATCTGCTAGAGCGCGGGCTGGAGTGGGCCGCCAAACACGGCTACGAGAAGATCTACAACTCCATCCCCTCGACGAACGAAGAGGCGATCGCGTTCCTCGACGCCCACGGCTGGGAGACCGAGGCCGTCCGAGCGGACCACTACAAGCTCGACGGCGACTACATCGACGAGGTGATGATGGCGAAGGGGCTCTATAGTAGCAATTGAAACGATTTACACACCGATCGCACTGCTGTCGTGCGATCGGGTGTGCATTGAATTTCAATGGCTACTCTAGGGCCAGCGGTCCGCTTCGCCCTCGATCGGTACCGGGACGACGCCGTCTCGCTGTGCCCACACCCTGGCGTGGGCCGGACAGACGACGAGGTTCTCTCGCCAGGGGACGTGTAGCTCCACCGCCGCTCGCCGTCGGCAGTCGTCTTCGCCACACTGCATGCGAGAGGGTTGGCGTCGACGGGTGATAGGCGTTGCTCGCTCACAGCGCTACGACGACCATCGTCACCAGCATCGCACCCGTCAGCACGGCCTGCATCACCGACGAGCTGAGGATGCCCAGCGTCGTCACGAGCGCCGCCTTCGCACCGGCGCGTGCGTCCTGCTGGCGGTAGTACTCGACGACGAAGACCGTCAGGGTCATCCCGAGGATCATGCCCAGCGGGCCGCCCGAGACGAAAAAGAGGACGACGCCGACGAGACTGGCGATCACGGCCGTCGTGGTCGAGGCCCCGCCGACCTTCGCCGCGACCGCCCCGCCCAGCCAGTCGATCGCCAGCGTCGCCAGTCCGACCGCGAGCAGGACCGCGAGCAACAGCGTGCCGGGCTCGCTGAAGCCGCTGTGCCACCAGTAGACGAGGACGCCCGCGATGGAGAACGGCGCGCCGGGCATCTGCGGGACGACGCTACCGACGACGCCCACGACGAGCAAGACGAAGGCGAGAGCGAGGACCAGGAGATCGATCATGTGTGGCGGTCGAGTTCCTCCGTGAGTGCATCGTCGCCGTACAGCCGTACCAATCTTTCGACGGTCCGGC
Above is a genomic segment from Halomicrobium sp. LC1Hm containing:
- a CDS encoding electron transfer flavoprotein subunit alpha/FixB family protein codes for the protein MPEIDPTDHEIAALGPKIKDVDDPDEIEAMLDLEASGEDRTAVVTLLEDRLEKLTAADEAVDPTAVDLSEMTVADVANLVRDVDDADVLRELLERERAGEDRKTAKGRIESRIESIEGSEEEDGDGPAYVPPEEKYPKLDHPTSEKRWVEGTVGGTYRDMWVYCETQRGELIDVSREMLGKARRMMDQYNGEATDEADDEAPTQDYGGDEDGAPEEVVAVLIGDGVGELADEAIAYGADRVVYHEDERLARFRHQPYTEIFCHMCRDSAFAFRDYHEPRYTLFPATHNGRDLSALVQGELDSGLASDCSGLYIEDAMISNPAKTGQAGDSKEFERILHMKRPDFSGFEYSTILCIDKPHRDFHPQGGSVIPGSFAVPDPDPEREGEVVEHDMQLDESWFSVAVTEYDQLDDGVDLTGHEVVVAMGRGIGDDPTRGIELGLDLVDAFEDAAFGLSRGVITSSYSFDGHVEQYVGEDRQIGESGQVVEPDVYVAAGISGAIQHKVGMDESDTIVAVNTDPEADIREFSDYFVEGDLFEVLPRLTEALESGELATAMQEVSDD
- a CDS encoding FAD-dependent monooxygenase, yielding MTEHEHYEAVVVGCGPGGAAAAATLANNGVETLVLERGTDAGAKNVSGGLVYAEESAPYTIDDLFPDFREEATERPATENYIHNVAGDRVESFDISALHHHDTAWADAVLRRRMDAWLGERVHEMTRETGGGLLTDVRVTGLLRDRGEIVGVETAELDPIEADLVVAADGVNSELARDAGLMDWEEPEEWFQGVKAVVDMPPEVIDERFDIDEDEGVAHLFSGDLFDGVRGGGFLYTNEDSLSIGTVFHLDSIADERAEPHELLDNLLTHPLLAQWLGDEYEEREYAAKLVPDSKKAAHPSPHKDRLVLVGDAAGQMQAQGPIIKGMNHAVTAGALAAEAFATARSRGTPHEAGELYEGKLHREGVMDKLRPTSYRTVGRLGELGPVASLIDTVADSPVGRFAVSALGEDVLERLFASPRLMAMMPDTRTPYVTIPTIIAEELGEPVTDVNRVQPPALDDRIGDLTYDVGDPHIELIDNDFDASGTAVTACPVSAADFGGGCYRDEYVQTDGHEAHVVSLDTQPCVECGTCAVVADTHWEHPDGGKGVEYREG
- a CDS encoding GNAT family N-acetyltransferase yields the protein MELTEPLQFDHEDRKDIYEYVERHGSVEPEELRRSLGMEPRPFGHHVAILKRNGTLEAVDGALRVAYEDSAEEEFTADDVSFTIRQARQEDLTGLVGAIRQAIGGKTYVDAETVADVVDSEGVLLRHNELESRIFFVACVEDEVVGWVHLKHPELDKLSHTAELTLGVLEQYRGLGIGSHLLERGLEWAAKHGYEKIYNSIPSTNEEAIAFLDAHGWETEAVRADHYKLDGDYIDEVMMAKGLYSSN
- a CDS encoding DUF456 domain-containing protein is translated as MIDLLVLALAFVLLVVGVVGSVVPQMPGAPFSIAGVLVYWWHSGFSEPGTLLLAVLLAVGLATLAIDWLGGAVAAKVGGASTTTAVIASLVGVVLFFVSGGPLGMILGMTLTVFVVEYYRQQDARAGAKAALVTTLGILSSSVMQAVLTGAMLVTMVVVAL